One stretch of Euwallacea similis isolate ESF13 chromosome 6, ESF131.1, whole genome shotgun sequence DNA includes these proteins:
- the Nrt gene encoding neurotactin encodes MSQTEQSTEENVSPTATEDKKSIQEEEREKILNVENEQKNSIELAEEKKPKEVKEGMEVKPKKIPIGGIQMPGFFTRSKSKEQCKDEDQAEGTELIEQEKKEETPVPTRIKLPTLPNPFKKNKAGDVEEGGKEGETKDKLKLLESIRLPIVSVFQRIKRNPDASNQSQAGLASMETLDDKSNNELKTIPLDDKTETDKQEQADILEYLTQMMKKYKIAIVGCLIFLLLIIIIIICTTGGGREIPRSPPLKDGNYIETVTSCGIVEGKMEDSSFAFRGIPYAIPPIGNLRFKYAQPLNQIEYCWNATLKAHNATPTCLQVLGNGSITGVEDCLTLDIVTPYVRYDNPLPVVVLIGADSFIGGSPGKMRPSARYARSKDVVFVRPNFRLGALGFLSLDVLSKSDYPHTSGNYGLSDILEALWWIQLNIEHFGGDKKSVTLFGHKAGATLVTALATIPNAKKYFTRAWASSGGAVYPSKPRNESEAEARSFLQHVDCEDAECLRRTDAKKLIKSVQHTWRKPQPDLPGKDEDPSKRHQWLVIDGKILKENPSDVWSRGRLSVDLVIGSTAQAGSSEILRFKHTNWTSGLVRHHIKESFLGSQNLTDEVLKRYPATYHGLSTLVTDIRITCPLYTIWTEMSNVTFYVDNRTRWENKIADVDSDIEAILGRYEPKTPEQKRYFSSMQGLFYSFVWHGKIDQKFTGKNVLIVDQDVLPNATYSECGFWALKNVVPRFAALD; translated from the exons ATGAGCCAGACAGAGCAGTCAACTGAAGAGAATGTGTCCCCTACAGCCACTGAAGATAAGAAGAGTATTCAGGAggaagaaagagaaaaaatcctgaatgttgaaaatgaacaaaagaACTCCATTG AACTTGCTGAGGAAAAAAAGCCAAAGGAAGTGAAAGAAGGCATGGAAGTCAAGCCCAAAAAGATTCCCATTGGAGGAATTCAGATGCCTGGATTTTTTACTAGAAGCAAATCCAAAGAACAGTGCAAG GATGAGGACCAAGCTGAAGGCACAGAACTCATCGAGCAGGAGAAGAAGGAAGAAACCCCAGTTCCTACTAGGATTAAATTGCCCACGCTGCCTAATCcttttaaaaagaataaagcTGGAGACGTGGAAGAAG GTGGAAAAGAAGGTGAAACTAAAGACAAACTGAAACTACTTGAATCGATTAGGCTGCCGATAGTGTCGGTTTTTCAAAGGATAAAACGGAATCCTGATGCCAGTAATCAGAGTCAAGCCGGATTAGCGTCCATGGAAACATTGGACGACAAGAgcaataatgaattaaaaactataCCTTTGGATGACAAAACTGAAACTGACAAGCAGGAGCAAGCAGacattttggaatatttaacTCAAATGatgaagaaatataaaatagctATTG tgggttgtttgatatttttgctCCTAAttataatcattattatttgcaCCACGGGGGGTGGGCGAGAAATCCCGCGAAGTCCCCCTCTTAAGGATGGCAACTACATCGAAACTGTTACAAGTTGTGGGATAGTTGAGGGCAAAATGGAAGACAGCTCATTTGCTTTCCGGGGAATTCCATATGCCATACCACCTATTGGCAATTTGCGCTTTAAATATGCCCAACCTTTAAACCAAATTGAGTACTGCTGGAACGCTACTTTGAAGGCTCACAACGCCACTCCTACCTGTCTTCAAGTGCTCGGTAACGGCTCAATTACAG GAGTTGAAGATTGTTTAACCTTGGACATTGTTACACCGTATGTGAGATATGATAATCCCTTGCCAGTGGTGGTTTTAATAGGAGCAGATAGTTTTATTGGCGGATCTCCCGGGAAAATGAGGCCTTCCGCCAGGTATGCCAGGTCCAAGGATGTAGTGTTTGTTCGTCCCAATTTCAGGCTTGGAGCTCTAGGCTTTTTATCTTTGG ACGTGCTAAGCAAGTCGGACTATCCGCACACTTCAGGCAATTATGGCTTGTCTGATATTTTGGAAGCATTGTGGTggattcaattaaatatcgaGCATTTCGGTGGAGATAAAAAGTCAGTTACTTTGTTTGGACACAAGGCTGGAGCCACTTTAGTTACAGCTTTGGCCACTATTCCAAATGCgaagaaatatttcacaaG AGCTTGGGCATCGTCCGGAGGCGCCGTTTACCCTTCAAAACCTCGAAATGAATCAGAGGCAGAAGCACGAAGCTTCTTGCAACATGTTGACTGTGAAGATGCTGAGTGTTTGAGGCGTACTGACGCTAAGAAGTTGATCAAATCGGTCCAGCACACATGGAGAAAGCCGCAGCCCGATTTACCGGGAAAAGACGAAGATCCATCCAAACGTCATCAGTGGTTG GTAATTGATGGCAAAATCTTGAAAGAAAATCCGAGCGATGTGTGGTCAAGAGGGCGTTTGTCTGTAGATCTGGTAATCGGTTCCACAGCTCAAGCGGGAAGCTCTGAAATCCTCCGTTTTAAACATACCAACTGGACTTCAGGCTTAGTGCGGCACCACATAAAAGAATCCTTTTTGGGTTCTCAAAATTTAACTGACGAGGTCCTCAAGCGATACCCAGCAACTTACCACGGTCTAAGTACTTTAGTCACCGATATCCGAATCACTTGCCCGTTATATACAATCTGGACCGAAATGAGCAACGTTACTTTCTATGTGGACAACCGAACCCGGTGGGAGAATAAAATCGCCGATGTTGACTCGGACATTGAGGCCATTTTAGGGCGATACGAACCAAAGACTCCGGAACAAAAGCGATATTTTTC
- the LOC136409393 gene encoding uncharacterized protein isoform X1, with the protein MSTEFTSKTKGSLVDKILEQGQKLRNAMVQSILQNDPFHSDILCSNNNYDTAVTSRVSLTGSGTGDKKLLEAFLNGDYLTKDEEKIALSTVRSMAGLEVFKSTEEKLFTKCLCSTCSIYHTNNLKCDLRRNEAAFKPTESINSIDALNVLKQVDSLKIILQSIHLNSLGEKKIVQDFNKPSSHLNEIFFVKYCIPEVFINDTVKSKSKVDSGLERNQIQVCSRRTSNVIYLKQTFVHSVCNLHKCNLEDYDLTFTIRYKSSFQNKSEQLGIAKFNFGVFNNTKNASSGKTLSIYLNEASSISVGSIKVTLQLGAGKLYFGQEFIGVYVYLDVAVSVHFSAFLGAALQRENSAVTVSSSGEGIEGDLSCNNQIYNAKSLKDVIDKREATQKVSKKQISSDNQQEQTNNIKFQQKKRQQFAVVTQTSKIVNDLAVVEVVDPETEAELLFGFLYISEAQFLNNTLNTFIKCQPYCENATSISRVVYRSSRALYNFLQIIPLLYEEDLLLKLRENFMIVEFWEKLKSTEEILGLTRLPLHQFYLGYRNGVILKHLKRNILPIIGTDWWEPIYSIDSNELIGQVQVLTALGTENQIRNLQQERGFKDDSVKAKLNVTPETKNLDTSRVPFRYFTDKDKVNRKSNKLISVRKISHVNYPPINISNSSEKRKVVKLDVGVQSDMDLKISNNAGDSNPPQMLDTITSFLKLLEKSQRPPCVENSTNTELELSSGTSIGVPNNEQPQLRKTSDLLDSLQKALSLDTIPAPITPQMPPHFKAEILIHSANNLPSRRKIKSKSKRTKVKPPKHEENILPSTYVTFETMPGCPLKVTNVFPKCTSPKWNFRCQVFLPVDLIRNGEKRLIFKVWQKCTNAVLQPNMQTDLVLGFAALDLSALTSVGLPNIQGWFNIIDFSGKCNGQINIHINPLEKLAQTASQINNDIKTSPILVSPILGQVDEGDCNELLGRALKRKFSELDEITQRLRLRLSEVVSEDSEDSSDDITEEFEHDINNLCIEEDFDLIDFEEEARKFNVNYSHHKAEKRSQARNASLFCGEPQPGSSKDCYEKNKCRNTSNVSEESGVKNSQSGEHGSGLLMENKKTESKSESITSRSVYSSRSLADGKHRIDSLLEKLTLLTSEATQPFSTRYISGCSTATNEVDDIKDIFKDLEQHSRPNITAANSFDPVLFQQLYGGSACDSSPQNKDKTVSNNGPSKSDSSEGCNHSFSVGSSDVNNSKSNGSSKVYVNNDSDETSMLSSFSDCRPNPIGQGTCEDEK; encoded by the exons ATGTCAACAGAGTTTACTTCAAAAACCAAAGGTTCTTTGGTAGACAAAATCCTGGAACAAGGTCAAAAGCTTAGAAATGCTATGGTACAGTCAATATTGCAAAACGACCCTTTCCACTCTGATATTCTATGCAGCAACAACAATTATGACACCGCAGTTACTAGTCGAGTATCTTTAACAGGCAGTGGTACTggggataaaaaattattggaagCCTTTTTGAATGGTGattatttaacaaaagatGAAGAGAAAATTGCTTTGAGTACTGTGAGGTCTATGGCTGGCTTGGAAGTATTTAAGAGTACAGAGGAAAAGTTGTTTACTAAGTGCCTTTGTTCCACATGTAGCATTTATCACACcaataatttgaaatgtgaTTTGAGGAGAAATGAAGCTGCTTTCAAACCTACAGAATCTATCAATAGCATTGATGCacttaatgttttaaaacaagttgattcattaaaaatcataTTGCAAAGCATACATTTAAATAGTTTAGGCGAAAAGAAGATTGTTCAGGACTTTAACAAACCAAGCTCTCATTTAAATGaaatcttttttgttaaatattgcATACCAGAAGTGTTTATCAATGATACAGTTAAGAGTAAATCTAAAGTCGACAGTGGCTTGGAACGTAATCAGATTCAAGTGTGTTCAAGAAGAACTAGTAACG ttatttatttaaaacaaacctTTGTCCACTCAGTCTGCAATTTACATAAATGTAATCTTGAGGATTATGATCTCACTTTTACAATAAGATACAAAAGCTCATTCCAGAACAAATCAGAGCAGCTGggaattgcaaaatttaattttggcgTTTTTAACAACACTAAGAATGCTTCTAGTGGGAAAACTCTGTCAATATACTTAAATGAAGCTTCATCAATTTCTGTTGGATCAATTAAAGTAACTCTCCAATTAGGAGCAGGGAAATTGTACTTTGGGCAAGAGTTTATAGGTGTTTATGTCTATTTAGATGTGGCAGTTTCGGTGCATTTTAGTGCATTTTTAGGTGCAGCATTGCAGAGAGAAAATTCAGCAGTTACAGTAAGCAGTTCTGGTGAAGGAATTGAAGGGGATTTGTCATGTAACAACCAAATATATAATGCTAAATCTCTTAAAGATGTTATAGATAAAAGAGAAGCCACtcaaaaagtatctaaaaagcaaatttcttCTGATAACCAACAAGAACAaactaataatattaaatttcaacaaaaaaagagGCAACAATTTGCAGTAGTAACTCAAACCTCCAAAATTGTTAATGACCTTGCTGTAGTTGAGGTGGTAGACCCAGAAACTGAG GCTGAGCTACTCTTTGGATTTTTGTATATCTCTGAAGCCCAGTTTTTGAATAACACTTTGAACACTTTTATAAAGTGTCAGCCATACTGCGAGAATGCTACATCTATCAGTAGAGTAGTCTATAGGAGTTCCAGGGCTTTGTATAATTTTCTACAA ATTATACCGCTGCTCTATGAGGAGGACTTGCTGCTAAAATTGAgggaaaattttatgattgttgaattttgggaaaaattaaagtcaacTGAGGAAATATTAGGCTTAACGCGATTGCCATTGCATCAGTTTTATTTAGGTTATAGAAATGGGGTCATTTTGAAGCATCTGAAAAGAAACATT TTGCCAATAATTGGAACTGATTGGTGGGAACCTATTTACTCAATTGATAGTAATGAACTCATAGGCCAAGTACAAGTGCTTACCGCTTTAGGAACTGAgaatcaaataagaaatttgcaaCAAGAGAGAGGCTTTAAAGATGACTCAGTTAAGGCGAAGTTAAACGTAACACCAGAGACCAAAAATCTTGATACCAGCAGAGTGCCATTCCGTTATTTTACTGACAAAGATAAAGTTAACAGAAAGTCGAACAAGCTGATATCGGTCCGAAAGATTTCTCACGTCAATTATCCcccaataaatatttcaaattcatctGAAAAGCGAAAAGTAGTGAAACTGGACGTGGGTGTTCAGTCAGATATGGATTTGAAAATAAGTAATAACGCTGGTGATTCTAATCCTCCTCAAATGCTGGACACTATAAcgtcttttttaaaattgctggAAAAGAGTCAGAGACCACCTTGTGTGGAGAACAGTACTAATACTGAGCTTGAACTTTCATCAGGAACAAG CATTGGAGTACCCAACAATGAACAACCTCAATTACGAAAAACTTCAGATTTGCTAGATTCGCTACAAAAGGCATTGAGTCTGGACACCATTCCTGCACCAATAACACCGCAGATGCCCCCGCATTTTAAAGCTGAAATACTCATACACTCGGCAAATAATTTACCTAGTAGACGCAAAATTAAGAGCAAATCAAAGAGAACAAAAGTTAAACCTCCAAAGCATGAGGAGAATATTTTACCTAGTACTTATGTCACTTTTGAAACAATGCCTGGATGTCCTTTAAAAGTGACTAATGTATTTCCCAAGTGTACATCACCGAAGTGGAATTTTAGATGTCAGGTGTTTTTGCCTGTGGATTTAATTCGAAAT ggCGAGAAACGACTGATATTTAAAGTGTGGCAGAAGTGCACAAATGCGGTTTTGCAACCGAACATGCAGACTGATTTAGTTTTAGGTTTTGCTGCTTTAGATTTAAGCGCATTAACGTCTGTGGGATTGCCGAATATCCAAGGCTGGTTTAACATAATCGATTTTTCCGGCAAATGCAACGGGCAAATCAAT aTTCACATTAATCCTCTAGAGAAATTGGCCCAAACTGCATCTCAAATTAACAACGATATTAAGACCTCGCCTATTTTGGTCTCGCCTATTCTTGGACAAGTCGACGAAGGTGATTGTAATGAGCTCTTAGGCAGGGCCCTAAAGAGAAAATTCAGTGAGCTTGACGAAATTACTCAGAGGCTCAGATTGAG GTTGTCGGAAGTAGTCAGTGAAGATTCTGAAGATTCAAGTGATGATATCACTGAAGAATTCGAGCATGACATCAATAATCTATGCATCGAGGAGGACTTTGatttaatagattttgagGAGGAGGCCCGCAAGTTTAATGTGAACTACAGCCATCACAAGGCTGAGAAAAGGAGCCAGGCGCGTAATGCTAGTTTGTTCTGTGGCGAACCTCAACCTGGGAGTAGTAAGGATTGCTACGAAAAGAATAAATGTAGAAATACCAGCAATGTTAGTGAAGAATCAGGTGTTAAAAACAGTCAGTCTGGAGAGCATGGTTCTGGTTTGCTGATGGAAAATAAGAAGACTGAAAGCAAAAGTGAATCTATTACTTCAAGATCTGTGTATTCTTCAAGGAGTTTGGCTGACG GTAAACATCGCATTGACAGCCTATTAGAGAAACTTACCCTGCTCACCTCTGAAGCTACTCAGCCCTTTTCGACGCGCTATATTTCCGGCTGTTCTACTGCAACAAATGAGGTTGATGATATTAAAGACATCTTCAAAGATTTGGAGCAGCATTCTAGACCCAACATTACAGCCGCTAATAGCTTTGATCCGGTGCTGTTCCAACAACTTTACGGAGGTTCCGCCTGTGATTCTTCTCCTCAAAATAAGGATAAAACTGTCTCCAATAATGGGCCTAGTAAGAGTGACAGTTCTGAGGGATGTAATCATAGTTTCAGTGTAGGGAGTAGTGATGTTAACAATAGCAAGAGCAATGGCTCCAGTAAGgtttatgtaaataatgatAGTGACGAAACTAGTATGTTGAGTAGTTTTTCGGATTGTCGTCCTAATCCGATTGGCCAAGGTACTTGTGAGGATGAAAAATGA
- the LOC136409393 gene encoding uncharacterized protein isoform X2 — MSTEFTSKTKGSLVDKILEQGQKLRNAMVQSILQNDPFHSDILCSNNNYDTAVTSRVSLTGSGTGDKKLLEAFLNGDYLTKDEEKIALSTVRSMAGLEVFKSTEEKLFTKCLCSTCSIYHTNNLKCDLRRNEAAFKPTESINSIDALNVLKQVDSLKIILQSIHLNSLGEKKIVQDFNKPSSHLNEIFFVKYCIPEVFINDTVKSKSKVDSGLERNQIQVCSRRTSNVIYLKQTFVHSVCNLHKCNLEDYDLTFTIRYKSSFQNKSEQLGIAKFNFGVFNNTKNASSGKTLSIYLNEASSISVGSIKVTLQLGAGKLYFGQEFIGAALQRENSAVTVSSSGEGIEGDLSCNNQIYNAKSLKDVIDKREATQKVSKKQISSDNQQEQTNNIKFQQKKRQQFAVVTQTSKIVNDLAVVEVVDPETEAELLFGFLYISEAQFLNNTLNTFIKCQPYCENATSISRVVYRSSRALYNFLQIIPLLYEEDLLLKLRENFMIVEFWEKLKSTEEILGLTRLPLHQFYLGYRNGVILKHLKRNILPIIGTDWWEPIYSIDSNELIGQVQVLTALGTENQIRNLQQERGFKDDSVKAKLNVTPETKNLDTSRVPFRYFTDKDKVNRKSNKLISVRKISHVNYPPINISNSSEKRKVVKLDVGVQSDMDLKISNNAGDSNPPQMLDTITSFLKLLEKSQRPPCVENSTNTELELSSGTSIGVPNNEQPQLRKTSDLLDSLQKALSLDTIPAPITPQMPPHFKAEILIHSANNLPSRRKIKSKSKRTKVKPPKHEENILPSTYVTFETMPGCPLKVTNVFPKCTSPKWNFRCQVFLPVDLIRNGEKRLIFKVWQKCTNAVLQPNMQTDLVLGFAALDLSALTSVGLPNIQGWFNIIDFSGKCNGQINIHINPLEKLAQTASQINNDIKTSPILVSPILGQVDEGDCNELLGRALKRKFSELDEITQRLRLRLSEVVSEDSEDSSDDITEEFEHDINNLCIEEDFDLIDFEEEARKFNVNYSHHKAEKRSQARNASLFCGEPQPGSSKDCYEKNKCRNTSNVSEESGVKNSQSGEHGSGLLMENKKTESKSESITSRSVYSSRSLADGKHRIDSLLEKLTLLTSEATQPFSTRYISGCSTATNEVDDIKDIFKDLEQHSRPNITAANSFDPVLFQQLYGGSACDSSPQNKDKTVSNNGPSKSDSSEGCNHSFSVGSSDVNNSKSNGSSKVYVNNDSDETSMLSSFSDCRPNPIGQGTCEDEK; from the exons ATGTCAACAGAGTTTACTTCAAAAACCAAAGGTTCTTTGGTAGACAAAATCCTGGAACAAGGTCAAAAGCTTAGAAATGCTATGGTACAGTCAATATTGCAAAACGACCCTTTCCACTCTGATATTCTATGCAGCAACAACAATTATGACACCGCAGTTACTAGTCGAGTATCTTTAACAGGCAGTGGTACTggggataaaaaattattggaagCCTTTTTGAATGGTGattatttaacaaaagatGAAGAGAAAATTGCTTTGAGTACTGTGAGGTCTATGGCTGGCTTGGAAGTATTTAAGAGTACAGAGGAAAAGTTGTTTACTAAGTGCCTTTGTTCCACATGTAGCATTTATCACACcaataatttgaaatgtgaTTTGAGGAGAAATGAAGCTGCTTTCAAACCTACAGAATCTATCAATAGCATTGATGCacttaatgttttaaaacaagttgattcattaaaaatcataTTGCAAAGCATACATTTAAATAGTTTAGGCGAAAAGAAGATTGTTCAGGACTTTAACAAACCAAGCTCTCATTTAAATGaaatcttttttgttaaatattgcATACCAGAAGTGTTTATCAATGATACAGTTAAGAGTAAATCTAAAGTCGACAGTGGCTTGGAACGTAATCAGATTCAAGTGTGTTCAAGAAGAACTAGTAACG ttatttatttaaaacaaacctTTGTCCACTCAGTCTGCAATTTACATAAATGTAATCTTGAGGATTATGATCTCACTTTTACAATAAGATACAAAAGCTCATTCCAGAACAAATCAGAGCAGCTGggaattgcaaaatttaattttggcgTTTTTAACAACACTAAGAATGCTTCTAGTGGGAAAACTCTGTCAATATACTTAAATGAAGCTTCATCAATTTCTGTTGGATCAATTAAAGTAACTCTCCAATTAGGAGCAGGGAAATTGTACTTTGGGCAAGAGTTTATAG GTGCAGCATTGCAGAGAGAAAATTCAGCAGTTACAGTAAGCAGTTCTGGTGAAGGAATTGAAGGGGATTTGTCATGTAACAACCAAATATATAATGCTAAATCTCTTAAAGATGTTATAGATAAAAGAGAAGCCACtcaaaaagtatctaaaaagcaaatttcttCTGATAACCAACAAGAACAaactaataatattaaatttcaacaaaaaaagagGCAACAATTTGCAGTAGTAACTCAAACCTCCAAAATTGTTAATGACCTTGCTGTAGTTGAGGTGGTAGACCCAGAAACTGAG GCTGAGCTACTCTTTGGATTTTTGTATATCTCTGAAGCCCAGTTTTTGAATAACACTTTGAACACTTTTATAAAGTGTCAGCCATACTGCGAGAATGCTACATCTATCAGTAGAGTAGTCTATAGGAGTTCCAGGGCTTTGTATAATTTTCTACAA ATTATACCGCTGCTCTATGAGGAGGACTTGCTGCTAAAATTGAgggaaaattttatgattgttgaattttgggaaaaattaaagtcaacTGAGGAAATATTAGGCTTAACGCGATTGCCATTGCATCAGTTTTATTTAGGTTATAGAAATGGGGTCATTTTGAAGCATCTGAAAAGAAACATT TTGCCAATAATTGGAACTGATTGGTGGGAACCTATTTACTCAATTGATAGTAATGAACTCATAGGCCAAGTACAAGTGCTTACCGCTTTAGGAACTGAgaatcaaataagaaatttgcaaCAAGAGAGAGGCTTTAAAGATGACTCAGTTAAGGCGAAGTTAAACGTAACACCAGAGACCAAAAATCTTGATACCAGCAGAGTGCCATTCCGTTATTTTACTGACAAAGATAAAGTTAACAGAAAGTCGAACAAGCTGATATCGGTCCGAAAGATTTCTCACGTCAATTATCCcccaataaatatttcaaattcatctGAAAAGCGAAAAGTAGTGAAACTGGACGTGGGTGTTCAGTCAGATATGGATTTGAAAATAAGTAATAACGCTGGTGATTCTAATCCTCCTCAAATGCTGGACACTATAAcgtcttttttaaaattgctggAAAAGAGTCAGAGACCACCTTGTGTGGAGAACAGTACTAATACTGAGCTTGAACTTTCATCAGGAACAAG CATTGGAGTACCCAACAATGAACAACCTCAATTACGAAAAACTTCAGATTTGCTAGATTCGCTACAAAAGGCATTGAGTCTGGACACCATTCCTGCACCAATAACACCGCAGATGCCCCCGCATTTTAAAGCTGAAATACTCATACACTCGGCAAATAATTTACCTAGTAGACGCAAAATTAAGAGCAAATCAAAGAGAACAAAAGTTAAACCTCCAAAGCATGAGGAGAATATTTTACCTAGTACTTATGTCACTTTTGAAACAATGCCTGGATGTCCTTTAAAAGTGACTAATGTATTTCCCAAGTGTACATCACCGAAGTGGAATTTTAGATGTCAGGTGTTTTTGCCTGTGGATTTAATTCGAAAT ggCGAGAAACGACTGATATTTAAAGTGTGGCAGAAGTGCACAAATGCGGTTTTGCAACCGAACATGCAGACTGATTTAGTTTTAGGTTTTGCTGCTTTAGATTTAAGCGCATTAACGTCTGTGGGATTGCCGAATATCCAAGGCTGGTTTAACATAATCGATTTTTCCGGCAAATGCAACGGGCAAATCAAT aTTCACATTAATCCTCTAGAGAAATTGGCCCAAACTGCATCTCAAATTAACAACGATATTAAGACCTCGCCTATTTTGGTCTCGCCTATTCTTGGACAAGTCGACGAAGGTGATTGTAATGAGCTCTTAGGCAGGGCCCTAAAGAGAAAATTCAGTGAGCTTGACGAAATTACTCAGAGGCTCAGATTGAG GTTGTCGGAAGTAGTCAGTGAAGATTCTGAAGATTCAAGTGATGATATCACTGAAGAATTCGAGCATGACATCAATAATCTATGCATCGAGGAGGACTTTGatttaatagattttgagGAGGAGGCCCGCAAGTTTAATGTGAACTACAGCCATCACAAGGCTGAGAAAAGGAGCCAGGCGCGTAATGCTAGTTTGTTCTGTGGCGAACCTCAACCTGGGAGTAGTAAGGATTGCTACGAAAAGAATAAATGTAGAAATACCAGCAATGTTAGTGAAGAATCAGGTGTTAAAAACAGTCAGTCTGGAGAGCATGGTTCTGGTTTGCTGATGGAAAATAAGAAGACTGAAAGCAAAAGTGAATCTATTACTTCAAGATCTGTGTATTCTTCAAGGAGTTTGGCTGACG GTAAACATCGCATTGACAGCCTATTAGAGAAACTTACCCTGCTCACCTCTGAAGCTACTCAGCCCTTTTCGACGCGCTATATTTCCGGCTGTTCTACTGCAACAAATGAGGTTGATGATATTAAAGACATCTTCAAAGATTTGGAGCAGCATTCTAGACCCAACATTACAGCCGCTAATAGCTTTGATCCGGTGCTGTTCCAACAACTTTACGGAGGTTCCGCCTGTGATTCTTCTCCTCAAAATAAGGATAAAACTGTCTCCAATAATGGGCCTAGTAAGAGTGACAGTTCTGAGGGATGTAATCATAGTTTCAGTGTAGGGAGTAGTGATGTTAACAATAGCAAGAGCAATGGCTCCAGTAAGgtttatgtaaataatgatAGTGACGAAACTAGTATGTTGAGTAGTTTTTCGGATTGTCGTCCTAATCCGATTGGCCAAGGTACTTGTGAGGATGAAAAATGA
- the LOC136409431 gene encoding uncharacterized protein, producing the protein MSAGEEIAIEGFDYVVAIKTNQKICFGSTVPRSTNYIGKGLSPFQKLIQPEVFKSGPGSYQTEKYSSALYPLLNKIRSKKGIGPLASKDKRFKEKVMRTPSPGRYEISQTTNTKPSFAPFGMKTEYQTNENNNPGPATYDIRKIKRCRRTRFMNNFGNPTMIYAVETLCVPVPVDTCHKCNELCQGDYWHKDYATFLCHLCWEEERYIKEIYTKEELKEFEKIRNCSFMHDHEGTDAALLKMHPNKIKKKMRLENYLNLYIDC; encoded by the exons ATGAGTGCCGGCGAGGAGATCGCGATAGAGG GCTTCGATTACGTGGTGGCAATAAAGACCAACCAGAAAATATGTTTCGGTTCCACTGTTCCCAGAAGCACCAACTATATAGGCAAGGGGCTGTCGCCTTTCCAGAAGCTAATCCAGCCGGAAGTGTTCAAGAGTGGACCTGGAAGTTACCAGACGGAAAAATACTCCTCAGCCTTGTACCCCCTTCTGAACAAG ATTCGAAGTAAAAAAGGAATAGGTCCATTGGCAAGCAAAGATAAAAGATTTAAGGAAAAAGTTATGCGCACCCCCTCGCCGGGGAGGTATGAGATTTCCCAAACCACTAATACGAAGCCCTCATTTGCCCCATTTGGGATGAAAACCGAATACCagacaaatgaaaataacaacCCTGG ACCTGCCACTTACGACATCAGGAAAATCAAAAGGTGCCGAAGGACGCGGTTCATGAATAATTTCGGAAATCCCACGATGATTTATGCGGTGGAAACCCTATGTGTTCCAGTTCCAGTTGATACGTGCCACAAATGTAATGAGTTGTGCCAAGGCGATTACTGGCACAAGGATTATGCCACATTTTTGTGCCATTTGTGTTGGGAAGAGGAGAGGTACATCAAGGAAATATACACCAAGGAAGAACTGAAAGAATTTGAG aaaataagaaactgCTCATTTATGCACGACCACGAAGGAACGGACGCGGCGCTCTTGAAAATGCATcctaacaaaataaaaaagaaaatgagaCTCGAAAATTACTTGAATTTGTATATTGACTgttaa